The sequence AAAAGGATTATAATAGGACTATAATAGGATTAATTAATTTTAAAAAAAATAAATAGTCATAAAGGTCGGAAAGAAAATGGATGATGTTAAAGTTAACGTTTTAAGGCTTGATCACAGAAGGGTTAGGGATGCAAGGATAACAACACATGTATGCCTCACATCAAGGGCTTTTGGAGCAGATAAAGTCATATTAAGTGGAGATGAAGATAAAAAAATTATGGGAGGTGTAAGGGACGTTGTGAAACGATGGGGTGGAGACTTCGAGGTCGACTACCGTAAGAACTGGGAAAACCTCCTTGATGAATGGAAAAACTCCGGTGGAGAAATAGTCCACCTCACCATGTACGGAGAACCAGTTCAGGATATAACAAAAAAGATAAGAGAATCCCCAAAGGACAAACTCGTTGTTGTTGGTGGTTCCAGGGTTCCAACCAAGGTTTACCATGAGGCAGACTGGAACGTTTCCGTGACAACACAGCCACATTCAGAGGTTGCAGCCCTTGCAATATTCCTTCACACACTCTTTGAGGGTAAAGAGTATGATAAAGACTTTGAAGGTGGAAAACTCGAAGTTGTGCCAACAGCCCATGGTAAAAGGGTTCTGACACATGAGGAGAACACAGAATGATTTTAGGATTGTGTAACCTGCTCCTCTCACAGCATCTTTAAAATCATTATTACCACCTATTTTTATTCTTTTTATAAATTACATTAAAAATTAAAACTATTTATTAAAATTATTTTTTTACAATCCAACTCATTTTTTAAAAACATTTTTAGTACTGTTTAACATTAAACTGCCAAGATCTATCCAACAATTAAATTTAGTTAGAAATCTTCAACTACAGATTGAAACCTGAAAGTTCCCACCACAATAAATAAAATAATCAACGATTAAATTAATAGTAATCAAAGGTTCTCATCTCTGCTTGAAGATATTTTGCATTAGGTTTTAGGAAGGAGGTTGGTTGCTTGATAAATGTTGTTTCACATCCACTGGTTCAGGAAGAACTTGCAAAATTAAGAAGTCCAGGTATCGATAGTGCAGATTTCAGAAGGGGAATGATCAAAATAGGTAGATGGATAAGCTACGAATTTGCAGAAACACTCCAAACAGAAGAATTTGAAGTTGAAACACCATTAGGGACTTCCAAAGGTATCAGAATAAAAGATAAAAACGATTTTGTGGTTGTAAATGTCTTAAGGGCAGCAATTCCCCTTGTTGATGGGATACTCCGGGTTTTCCCCAATGCAAAGTGCGGAGTGGTTGGTGCATGGCGCAGGGACGAACCACCATTCCCAGTTGAGGTTAACTACATAAAACTGCCTGAAATAAAGGACAAGATCGTTGTTGTTTCAGATCCAATGCTTGCAACTGGAAACACCATGACCAAGATCCTCAAAAGGATAAAAGAAACTGACAAGCCCTCAAGACTGGTTGTCTTCAGTATCATAGCAGCAGAGGAGGGACTGAAAAAGGTTTCATCTGAACACCCTGAAGTTGAGATATACACCTGTGCAATTGAAAAGGAGCTTAACCCTGACGGTTACATAATTCCAGGCCTTGGTGATGCAGGAGACAAAGCATTTGGGAAACCATGTGGTTGAATAGGATAAAAATAGAGTATTAAGTCAGTAAACTGATTCACCATGGGCTGAAGCAACTATGCCCGGGATTCCATCAACCTTCAAGCGGTGAATAGCTTCCATACCCTCTTCAGGGAATGCCACAACCTCAGATGAGATCAACCGACTCGTTAAAAGTGCTGCTGCAGGTGGAGTTACAACGAAAACGGATCCATACTTCTCAAGTGATTCAACAGTTTCAGGACTTAACGCACCCTTTCCAATGTGCATTTTAACACCCCTGCTGGATAAAAAAGGTATGCTCTCTTCTATCTCTTCCTTGTTGCTGGTTGTGGGTGATATTCCTGCAGGACTCATTGCAGTGTGCATGAAAACTGCACCCTCAATATCAAGGAGATTCTCACCATTTTTTATGGATTCAACGAGTTTTGGAAGGGCAGCATCACGTCCAGTGAATATTGTACCATAAATTTCTATTTTATCCCCTATTCTAAGGTTCTGAATTGTTTCAGATGTTATTGGAGTTTGGATCTTCTTTATAGACCATTTATCATCATTCATGGTGATAAACCTCAAATCTCGTTAACCATAGGAGTTCCTGTATATTCATCATTCCAGCTCGTTCAGATCCTTGAGGAATGTTTCAACGTGTTCCTCCTTCACGTGGGGCATGACTATGATCCTGACGGCCCTTGGGTAGGATGCTATGGAAACAGCCCAACCTTTATCCTTGAGTTTTGATGAAATCTCATCGGGTGACATTTCATCGGATGTGAAGGCAACCACGTTAAGTTGAGGTTGTGTAACCAGTTTGAAGTCTGATTCTTCGATTCCCTGTGCAAGGATACTTGTAACTTCCATGCAACGCTCTGCAACATGTGTGTAACCCTCTCTTCCCATGTATTTCATGAGGGCCCATGTTGCTGCAGTGGATGCTCCTGTCCTTGTACCAACGATGGTGGCCTGTCTATCCTTTGTGAGGTATGGTGTTTTAACACTCATGGCTTCAAGGTACTTCTTTTCCCGGAATAGAATTCCTCCTGTAGGTATTGGTGCAAGTCCCATTTTATGAGGATCTATGGTTATTGAACAAACGCCTTCCAGTCCAAAATCAAATTCAGGAAAATCATGCCCTGCTTCCTTGAGGAATGGTATCGAAAATCCTCCAAATGCTGCATCAACATGCAGATAAATGTCTCTTTCAAGACAAAGCTCTGATAGTTCTGCTATTGGATCTATCTTACCCAGTTCAGTTGTTCCTGCAACCCCAACAACTGCAACTGTATTTTCTGTAATGAGCTCCCTAACTGAATCCATCTTCATACGATAGTCATCATCCAGCTCTGCCTCATGGAGATTCAGACAGAGCATGTCGGCTGCCTTCTTAAAGGAGAAGTGGGCAGATTTTGGAACGATTATTTCAGGTTCATCAATATGTCTCTTGTGCTGAGCAGAGTTTCTTGCAGCTCTCATTGCCATGATATTAGCCTCTGTTCCACCTGTGATGATGTGGCCTGAAACGTCCCTTTTTCCAAGGAGTTCGCCAAGCATGGTTATTACTTCATCTTCCATTTTCTGGGTTCCCTTGAAGAGTCCCGGATCTCCAAGGTTTGACTCCAGAAACATTTTGTAGGCTTCAACTCCAACTGGATGGGGGCAGGTGCACATTGAACCCAGTATTTTACCTGATTTGTGGGTCATGTCCAATTTTTTGAATTGCCGGAGCGATTGAAGTACTTCTTCGTGTGATATTCCCTTGTTTTCCATTTCAATCCCTGAAAAATGAATGAGTATTCTGATCTTTCCTATTAACTTATTTAAGTAGATTGTTTGGTGTTGATTTAGTGTTCAGTTAAAATAAATATTGTAAATATTAATTTAAAAATAAAATGAATTGGGGGATTTAAACCCCTCTTGCACATTTAATGTGTTTATTTATTCCTGTACAAGTTTTCTTGCAGCTTTTAAGAGCAGTTTTTTCTCGACACGAGCAACTACTTCTCTTACAGTTGGTACTGCGTCTGTATTTGCAGATACGCTGGTTATTCCAAGTTCAACGAGTTTTTCAACGATATCAGGCATACTTCCTGCCTGTCCGCAGATACTGGTTTTAACTCCCGCTTTGTTACATTCCTTAATAACCCGGGATATGAGTTTTAAAACTGCAGGATGTCTTTCAGAGTAGAGTCCAGCTACATTTTCGTTGTTACGGTCGATTGCAAGTGTGTACTGTGTGAGGTCGTTGGTTCCAAAGCTTACGAAGTCTATACCTTCTGCTATGAAGTCCTCAATGGTTAATGCTGCTGCTGGTGTTTCCACCATCATACCGAATTCAATGTCCTTTTGTGGTTTGAGTCCAACTGATTCTGCTATTTCTTTGGCCTTTCTTAGTTCATCTGGGTGCTGTACAAGTGGTAGCATGATTCCAATGTTGGTGTACCCCTGTTCATGGAGTTTTTTGATTGCCCTGAATTCTGCTTTGAGTATCTCTGGTTCGTCAAGTTCCCTGCGTATTCCTCTCCATCCAAGCATTGGGTTGTGCTCGTATGGTTCGTCCTCTCCACCTTCAAGTGATTGGAATTCATCTGTTGGGGCATCCAGTGTTCTGTACCATACTGTTTTTGGGTAGAATGCATCTGCAACCTTTAAGATGTTCTCAACAAGTACCTTTATGAGTTCATCCTCTTTTCCTTCCCTTATGAACTTTTTAGGGTGAACCCCTGTTGTGAGCATCATGTGCTCTGTTCTTAGAAGTCCAACACCATCTGCTCCTGTTTCTGAAGCTTTTTTAGCAGCTTCAGGCATGCTGACGTTAACCTTAACCTCAGTTACAGTTAAAAATGATGGTTGAGCAACTGTTGGTGCTGCTGCAGCTGCAGTTTCTTGGGTTTCAGAGGATTCATCCTTAAGTTTTCCCTCAAATACCAAGCCCTTCTTACCATCGATGGTCACCATTGAGTTTTCTTTGAGTATCTTGGTGGCGTCTCCAGTTCCAACAACACAGGGTATTCCAAGTTCCCTTGAGACTATTGCTGCGTGGCAGGTTACTCCACCTTCGTCTGTTATTATACCGTTTGCACGTTTCATTGCAGGCACCATATCAGGTGTGGTCATAACTGTGACGAGTATATCTCCTTCCTCAATTTTATCAAGTTCATCAGTGTTCCGAACGATTTTAACAGCACCAGAAGCCATTCCAGGGCTTGCTCCAAGTCCTCGGGCTATTATGGTTCTTTCAACTTCTTCAGATACTTCTTCAGCTGCTTGACTGTTTCCAAGGGTTGTAACCGGCCTTGATTGTAGCATGAAGATCCTACCTCCTTCTATTGCCCATTCAGTGTCCTGTGGGAACTGGTAGTGCTCCTGAATCTTTTTACCGAGTTCTGCAAGTTTAGCTATTTCATAGGTACTTAAAACTCGTTTTTCACGTAGGTTTTCAGGTACATCAACCTGCACAGTTCTTCCATCAGGGCCACGTTTGAACATGGTCTTTTTATCACTGACCTTGTAGTCCAGGATTTCACCAGTGTTCTTGTCGTACCAACAGTTGTCTGGAGTTACTGTTCCTGAAACAACACCTTCACCAAGTCCCCATGCACCTTCTATGAGAATTTTGTCCTCACCTGTTGAAGGGTGGACTGTGAACATCACACCTGCTTTTTCGGCGTCAACCATTTCCTGAATAACAACAGCTATGTAAACTTTTGAGTGGTCGAAATCGTTCTCTTCCCTGTAAAAAATAGCTCTGGATTCAAAAAGAGATGCCCAACATTTCTGGACAAATTTTACAACTTCATCCACACCTTTGATGTTGAGGTATGTGTCCTGCTGTCCTGCAAATGATGCTTCAGGTAAATCTTCCGCGGTTGCAGATGATCTTACTGCAACGTAGACATCTTCTTTACCAATCCGAGTGCACAGTGCATTGTATGCTTCCACTATGATTACCCGTATTTCATCAGGCATTGGAGTGTCTGTTATTATTTTTTTAATAACACGTGAAGCTTCCTGAAGTTCTTTGTTGTTGTTGACGTCTAAAGCATCAAGAATGCCCATTATTTCCTCGAAGATCCCTGTTTCTTTTATGAATTTATCGTAGGTGGCTGACGTTACAACGAAGCCCGGAGGTACCGGTATTCCTGCGTGAGTTAGTTCACCAAGGTTTGCACCCTTTCCACCTGCAACATCGACATCTTCCTTTCTAAGTTCTTCAAAAAATTCGACATACTTCATGCTAACACTCTTTTTTTACTGTTTATCTAACTAATTCTGCGCCTTCATCAACCACAACTCTGCATGGAACTGGGAATTTCATGGCAGCCCTTCTAAGTGCTTCTTTTGCATCTTTGAAGTTTTTCTTGTTTGTACGGATGGTCAGGACCTTCTGGTCAGCCTTCACTATTGCTACAGAACTGACTGCCTTTCCGAAAGCTTTCCTCATACCGTCCTGAACCCTGTCCGCTCCTGCACCGGTTGCCATTGGGTTTTCCCTTACTATGTGGTGTGGGTATACCCTTATCTTAAGGTGGTAACCCATCCTACCAGATTTTCTCTGCATGTACCTGTTTGAAGCAATCCTTGCTGCTTCAAGTGCGTTGTGAGATAAATGTGCTGGCTCTTTGACTTCAAGAGTCACTTTTAAAGGAAATTCTCCGGCCAGGTTTCCCATGTCGTACTGAACTATCCTTGAACCTGGAATTTTCCTTATATAATCTTTTCTAGTATATGCTCTAACCATTAAATAATCCTCCTTTGTCAGAAATTTAAGTCTATAACTTAATAAACATTACCCTCAAATATACTCCCATCACACAATATAAAAAACCATCGAATAACCCATGCACTGGGTGGTGATCGTCATGAAAATTGCAGTAACTGGAAAAGGAGGGGTTGGAAAAACAACCCTTTCGGGCACTATGGCATGTATATTGTCACGGACTTATAAAGTATTCGCTATCGATGCAGACCCGGATATGAACCTTGCATCCAGCCTAGGAATACACGACAAAATAACCCCAATATCTCAGATGAGGGAACTTATAAAGGATAGAACCGGAGCAGAACCAGGATCATCATTTGGAGAAGTTTTTAAGATAAATCCAAAGATATCTGATCTGCCAGAATCCCTCTCAATAAACTACGACTCTGAGGGCAAATTGAAGCTTCTTGTAATGGGAACCGTGGATAAGGGAGGAGAGGGATGCGTATGTCCAGCATCCGTACTTTTAAAAGCACTTATGCGCAACTTAATCCTTAAGAAGGATGAGATCGTTGTGCTGGATATGGAGGCAGGTGTTGAGCACCTCGGCAGGCGTACAGCCGAGGCTGTGGATATCATGATAATCGTTGTGGAACCTGGACTCAAATCCCTTGAAACAGCAGAACGGATAAAAAGACTTGGAGGAGACATAGGCATCAACAACATGACCTGTGTTATAAACAAGGCTTCGAATAAGGATGAAGAGGATTTTGTGGTTCAAAAACTCAAAGAAATGGATCTTGAAGTGATTGGAAGCATTCCAAGAGACCCCGAAGTTGTTAAGGCAGATATGGAGGGTAAGGCACTTGTTGATTATCCAGAATCCCCTGCTTTAAAATCCATAGAGGAAATCACAGAAAATATTTTAAATCGTTCAATGAAAGTAGATAATGTATAATATATCAGATCGTTTGGGATGCAAACATGAATGTGAAAGCCAGAATAAAATTCAATTACCGCCATGAAGAAGGGGCAGAAAACGCCTTTAAAGCACTACAGCCAGATAACATTGGATTTATAGACTCTCATGTGGTTAAAAACAGTTTTATCTGTGATATGAAGAGTTCTGCCATTGGAACTCTGCTTGCAACAGCAGATGATCTGATCTTTTGTGAGATGATGGTTGAAAGGATGTCAGAATTTGCATCTATAAAACCACCCTCTAAGCACGAATAACGCTTTAATAATTATAAAAAATAAATATTAATGGATATTAATATTTAAAATCTAAAAAAAGAATTTTTAATTGTAAAAAAAATAAAAAAAGAATTGTGAGATTTAATATATTTTATAGAGAATTAAAATTTTAGAGAATAAAATTTAATTGAATATCACGTATAAATAAAAAAAAGGTGGCATTGATGAAATTTACATTGAAAGGAGAAATTGTATTCAGCAAAGAAGCAGATGAAGCCACAAAAGAAATTAAAAGTTTCATTGAAGATGCGAACAACGAGATATTCCAGAAGGGAGTTCCAGAATCCCAGAAGGATGACGCATCAAAGATAGTTGAATGGGATTTAAATGGAAACACATTGAAGGTTAAGATCGTATCTGGAAGAAGGGGAAGGGCACACGACGCCATACTCCGTGTTAAAAAACCATTGACACAACTTTTAGGACGTAAATACCATATAGGTGTGCGTAAGATCAACGTTAAGGATTATAAAATTGAGATACCCTCTGAAAACCCAATAGAAGTTGGAGACATGCCCTACGTCCTTGAATCCAGCTTCGAAGATGGAGAAATGATCGTTAAGTTTGAGGAGCTGAACGAGGGAGATCTCAGAAAACACGTGGTTGACAGGGTTGTGAAGCACCTTGAAGCTGAAACTGCAGCATTCACTGTGGATGAGGCAGCAGATGAGGAAAAACCTTCAGACATCCTAACCAAACAGGTGACCAAGATAGAACCTGGAACCATCGTTGCAAAGAGTCCTGATCAGAAGTTCTTCTTTGAGGGAGATACCACAGAGGAAGCTGTAAAACGTGGCTGGATTAAGAAATTCCCTGCAAAGGGCCAGTGGTTCTACGGCCCTGAGATCACTGCACTGCAGCATGCACTTGAGGACATACTTCTTGAAAACGTTGTTTACAACCTGGAATTCATGGAGTGCCTGTTCCCAAAACTCATACCCCTGCCTGTGATGAACAAGATGCGCTACCTCGAGGGACTTCCAGAGGGAATGTACTACTGTTCAGCACCTAAGAGGGACCCTGAACTCTTTGAAAAATTCAGGAACAAACTGGTCATTGAAAAGGAGGTTCCAATCGACCTTCTCAAGGATGGGCTGAAGGATCCATCCTACGTCATAGCCCCAGCCCAGTGCGAGCCATTTTACGAGTTCCTGAGCCACGAGGTTGTTGATGAAAGTGAGCTTCCAATAAAATTCTTCGACAGAAGCGGCTGGACCTACAGATGGGAAGGCGGCGGTTCCAAGGGACTTGACCGTGTCCATGAATTCCAGAGAATAGAGCTCGTATGGCTTGGAACACCTGAACAGGTGGACAGTATAAGGGATGCAACCGTTGAAATATCCCAGAAACTGGCAGATGAACTGGAACTTCAGTGGTACACCGAGGTTGGTGACGACCCATTCTACCTTGAGGGCAGGAAGGTTGAGGAACGTGGAATCGAATTCCCAGACGTTCCAAAATATGAGATGAGACTCTCAGTACCTGGCCAGAAGAAGGGTGTGGCTGTGGTGTCTGCAAACGTTCATGGAACCCACTTCGTGGAGGGATTCTCAATTAAAGAAGCTCACAAACATCGGGTCTGGACAGGATGTACAGGTATTGGAATAACCAGATGGGTCTTCGGTTTCCTTGCACAGAAGGGCTTTGATAAGGAGAACTGGCCTGAAGCTGTCAGGGACCGGGCTGAGAACATCAAAGTGCCAAAGATATTGACCTGGCCTTAAATCAACAACTTCTAAAAACAACTACTTCTATTTTTTACATTTTTTTTATTTTTAAAATCAATTTTCTATTTTTAAAATAATTTTAAAACAGTATTTATTGGAAGTATATTTGAAAAATATATTTTAATAAAAAAAGGGGGAGAAAACTCCAAAATGCTCAACCTGAAAAACTACGTAGTCGGTTTGACCTTCGTTGCAATGCTCTCAATTTTTCTACTGAAGAAAATCTTTGATAGAAACACTGCGAAAAATAAACGCATCCATGAAAAAGAGGGGAGAAAAGAACGGTTTAAAAACAGAAAGAATAAAAAATAATCAGTATTATTTGGTATGTAATATTAGGATTTGAAATAAAAAAAGTTAGATATTTAGATTTTGCTGATTTTAATCAAAAAAACTGGGAAAAATTGTCAGAAAAACTGTAAAATGGTTCGAATATGGATGGTTTTTTTCTACTGAAGAATTTTTACATCCATTTCATTCCATTTAATGAGTGTTGAAGCACCCAGTTTACTCTTCAGCTTTGTCTAAAACTTCAGGGACTTCTTCAGTTTCAGCTTCTTCTTCTGGAGCTTTTTTCTCGAAGACATCAACGAATTCAACTTTCTCGATGGTGTCTATGTTTTCCCATACATCCCTTGCTATTCTGAATCTGGCGAAGGTTATGTCCATGTACGGTTTGTTGTCGAATTTTGCCATTTCATCCATGGATATCTTGGCAACTCCATCCTCGATTGTGACCTCGGTCTTCTCAATGTCGATCTTTGGGTTTGGGTAGTGGAGTTCTATCATGCTTTTGATCTTGTCCTCGTCTCCTGCTATGATCTCTGCAACCTTCACATGGTACTCAAGGCTTTTGCCTGCAAGTTCATGGTTGAAGTCAACCCTGACACGGCCGCCGCTTATGCTCCTTATTTTACCTGTAACACCTTCAGAGGAGATGCTCATTCCAACTTGAGGTTTCATTCCCTGTTTCTTGAACTCCTTCATTGGTATGAGCTGTACGAGTTTTGGGTCCCTTTCTCCGAATGCTTCTTCTGGAGTGAGGCTTATTGTTTTTTCATCGCCCTCTTCCAGGTCGATGAGTTCCTCGTCAAGCCCTTTTAAGA is a genomic window of Methanobacterium congolense containing:
- a CDS encoding fumarate hydratase C-terminal domain-containing protein, giving the protein MKKIQTPITSETIQNLRIGDKIEIYGTIFTGRDAALPKLVESIKNGENLLDIEGAVFMHTAMSPAGISPTTSNKEEIEESIPFLSSRGVKMHIGKGALSPETVESLEKYGSVFVVTPPAAALLTSRLISSEVVAFPEEGMEAIHRLKVDGIPGIVASAHGESVY
- a CDS encoding KEOPS complex subunit Pcc1, whose protein sequence is MNVKARIKFNYRHEEGAENAFKALQPDNIGFIDSHVVKNSFICDMKSSAIGTLLATADDLIFCEMMVERMSEFASIKPPSKHE
- a CDS encoding peptidylprolyl isomerase, with product MPVKNGEFVKLEYTGKVQETGEVFDTTDEKVAEEEGILVENKSYGAIPIIVGAGHLLKGLDEELIDLEEGDEKTISLTPEEAFGERDPKLVQLIPMKEFKKQGMKPQVGMSISSEGVTGKIRSISGGRVRVDFNHELAGKSLEYHVKVAEIIAGDEDKIKSMIELHYPNPKIDIEKTEVTIEDGVAKISMDEMAKFDNKPYMDITFARFRIARDVWENIDTIEKVEFVDVFEKKAPEEEAETEEVPEVLDKAEE
- the mfnA gene encoding tyrosine decarboxylase MfnA, translated to MENKGISHEEVLQSLRQFKKLDMTHKSGKILGSMCTCPHPVGVEAYKMFLESNLGDPGLFKGTQKMEDEVITMLGELLGKRDVSGHIITGGTEANIMAMRAARNSAQHKRHIDEPEIIVPKSAHFSFKKAADMLCLNLHEAELDDDYRMKMDSVRELITENTVAVVGVAGTTELGKIDPIAELSELCLERDIYLHVDAAFGGFSIPFLKEAGHDFPEFDFGLEGVCSITIDPHKMGLAPIPTGGILFREKKYLEAMSVKTPYLTKDRQATIVGTRTGASTAATWALMKYMGREGYTHVAERCMEVTSILAQGIEESDFKLVTQPQLNVVAFTSDEMSPDEISSKLKDKGWAVSIASYPRAVRIIVMPHVKEEHVETFLKDLNELE
- a CDS encoding ATP-binding protein, which gives rise to MKIAVTGKGGVGKTTLSGTMACILSRTYKVFAIDADPDMNLASSLGIHDKITPISQMRELIKDRTGAEPGSSFGEVFKINPKISDLPESLSINYDSEGKLKLLVMGTVDKGGEGCVCPASVLLKALMRNLILKKDEIVVLDMEAGVEHLGRRTAEAVDIMIIVVEPGLKSLETAERIKRLGGDIGINNMTCVINKASNKDEEDFVVQKLKEMDLEVIGSIPRDPEVVKADMEGKALVDYPESPALKSIEEITENILNRSMKVDNV
- the rplJ gene encoding 50S ribosomal protein L16, producing MVRAYTRKDYIRKIPGSRIVQYDMGNLAGEFPLKVTLEVKEPAHLSHNALEAARIASNRYMQRKSGRMGYHLKIRVYPHHIVRENPMATGAGADRVQDGMRKAFGKAVSSVAIVKADQKVLTIRTNKKNFKDAKEALRRAAMKFPVPCRVVVDEGAELVR
- the serS gene encoding serine--tRNA ligase, translated to MKFTLKGEIVFSKEADEATKEIKSFIEDANNEIFQKGVPESQKDDASKIVEWDLNGNTLKVKIVSGRRGRAHDAILRVKKPLTQLLGRKYHIGVRKINVKDYKIEIPSENPIEVGDMPYVLESSFEDGEMIVKFEELNEGDLRKHVVDRVVKHLEAETAAFTVDEAADEEKPSDILTKQVTKIEPGTIVAKSPDQKFFFEGDTTEEAVKRGWIKKFPAKGQWFYGPEITALQHALEDILLENVVYNLEFMECLFPKLIPLPVMNKMRYLEGLPEGMYYCSAPKRDPELFEKFRNKLVIEKEVPIDLLKDGLKDPSYVIAPAQCEPFYEFLSHEVVDESELPIKFFDRSGWTYRWEGGGSKGLDRVHEFQRIELVWLGTPEQVDSIRDATVEISQKLADELELQWYTEVGDDPFYLEGRKVEERGIEFPDVPKYEMRLSVPGQKKGVAVVSANVHGTHFVEGFSIKEAHKHRVWTGCTGIGITRWVFGFLAQKGFDKENWPEAVRDRAENIKVPKILTWP
- a CDS encoding tRNA (cytidine(56)-2'-O)-methyltransferase; protein product: MDDVKVNVLRLDHRRVRDARITTHVCLTSRAFGADKVILSGDEDKKIMGGVRDVVKRWGGDFEVDYRKNWENLLDEWKNSGGEIVHLTMYGEPVQDITKKIRESPKDKLVVVGGSRVPTKVYHEADWNVSVTTQPHSEVAALAIFLHTLFEGKEYDKDFEGGKLEVVPTAHGKRVLTHEENTE
- the upp gene encoding uracil phosphoribosyltransferase, translating into MINVVSHPLVQEELAKLRSPGIDSADFRRGMIKIGRWISYEFAETLQTEEFEVETPLGTSKGIRIKDKNDFVVVNVLRAAIPLVDGILRVFPNAKCGVVGAWRRDEPPFPVEVNYIKLPEIKDKIVVVSDPMLATGNTMTKILKRIKETDKPSRLVVFSIIAAEEGLKKVSSEHPEVEIYTCAIEKELNPDGYIIPGLGDAGDKAFGKPCG
- the ppsA gene encoding phosphoenolpyruvate synthase, with the protein product MKYVEFFEELRKEDVDVAGGKGANLGELTHAGIPVPPGFVVTSATYDKFIKETGIFEEIMGILDALDVNNNKELQEASRVIKKIITDTPMPDEIRVIIVEAYNALCTRIGKEDVYVAVRSSATAEDLPEASFAGQQDTYLNIKGVDEVVKFVQKCWASLFESRAIFYREENDFDHSKVYIAVVIQEMVDAEKAGVMFTVHPSTGEDKILIEGAWGLGEGVVSGTVTPDNCWYDKNTGEILDYKVSDKKTMFKRGPDGRTVQVDVPENLREKRVLSTYEIAKLAELGKKIQEHYQFPQDTEWAIEGGRIFMLQSRPVTTLGNSQAAEEVSEEVERTIIARGLGASPGMASGAVKIVRNTDELDKIEEGDILVTVMTTPDMVPAMKRANGIITDEGGVTCHAAIVSRELGIPCVVGTGDATKILKENSMVTIDGKKGLVFEGKLKDESSETQETAAAAAPTVAQPSFLTVTEVKVNVSMPEAAKKASETGADGVGLLRTEHMMLTTGVHPKKFIREGKEDELIKVLVENILKVADAFYPKTVWYRTLDAPTDEFQSLEGGEDEPYEHNPMLGWRGIRRELDEPEILKAEFRAIKKLHEQGYTNIGIMLPLVQHPDELRKAKEIAESVGLKPQKDIEFGMMVETPAAALTIEDFIAEGIDFVSFGTNDLTQYTLAIDRNNENVAGLYSERHPAVLKLISRVIKECNKAGVKTSICGQAGSMPDIVEKLVELGITSVSANTDAVPTVREVVARVEKKLLLKAARKLVQE